One region of Podospora bellae-mahoneyi strain CBS 112042 chromosome 1 map unlocalized CBS112042p_1.2, whole genome shotgun sequence genomic DNA includes:
- the GAL10 gene encoding UDP-glucose-4-epimerase (EggNog:ENOG503NVGX; COG:Q) — translation MAVGTVLVTGGTGYIGSFTTLALLENDYNVVIVDNLYNSSKVAVDRIELICGKRPLFYEVDVTNETALDEVFAKHPEIDSVIHFAALKAVGESGEIPLDYYRTNVGGSISLLRSMEKHNVTNIVFSSSATVYGDATRIPNMIPIPEHCPIEATNTYGRTKVMIEQVITDQIHAQRQKNQKAGKPFEQWNGALLRYFNPCGAHPSGIMGEDPQGVPYNLLPLLGKVATGEREKLLVFGDDYASKDGTAIRDYIHVLDLASGHLAALNYLREHKPGVRAWNLGSGRGSTVFEMIKAFSKVVGRDLPYEVVGRRQGDVLDLTANPARANEELHWKTQLTLEDACADLWRWVENNPRGYRQDPPAELLDALKASKHKN, via the exons ATGGCCGTGGGAACCGTTCTTGTCACTGG TGGCACCGGCTACATTGGGTCTTTCACCACCCTTGCGCTGCTCGAAAATGACTACAATGTCGTCATTGTCGACAACCTTTACAACTCGTCCAAGGTGGCGGTAGATCGCATTGAGCTGATCTGTGGGAAGCGGCCCTTGTTCTACGAGGTCGACGTGACCAACGAAACCGCCCTCGACGAAGTGTTTGCAAAGCACCCAGAAATCGACAGTGTCATTCACTTTGCAGCTCTCAAG GCTGTCGGCGAATCAGGCGAGATTCCTCTGGATTACTACCGAACCAATGTCGGCGGCAGCATCTCGTTGTTGCGCTCCATGGAGAAGCACAATGTTACCAACATCGTcttctcgtcgtcggctACCGTTTACGGCGATGCCACCCGCATTCCCAACATGATCCCGATCCCTGAGCATTGCCCAATCGAAGCCACCAATACTTATGGCCGGACCAAGGTTATGATTGAGCAGGTGATTACCGACCAAATCCATGCCCAGAGGCAGAAGAACCAGAAGGCAGGCAAGCCCTTTGAGCAGTGGAACGGGGCGCTCCTGCGTTACTTCAACCCCTGCGGCGCGCATCCCAGTGGTATTATGGGTGAGGATCCGCAGGGTGTTCCCTACAATTTGCTCCCTCTGCTGGGCAAGGTCGCtacgggggagagggagaagctgTTGGTGTTCGGTGATG ACTACGCTTCAAAAGATGGCACCGCGATTCGCGATTACATCCACGTCCTTGATCTCGCCTCTGGTCATTTGGCTGCCCTCAACTACCTCCGCGAACACAAGCCTGGGGTTCGCGCCTGGAACCTGGGATCTGGCCGTGGCAGCACAGTGTTCGAGATGATCAAAGCCTTCAGCAAGGTTGTCGGTCGGGACCTGCCGTACGAGGTCGTTGGGAGGAGACAGGGCGATGTGCTTGACCTGACAGCCAACCCTGCCCGTGCAAACGAAGAACTGCACTGGAAGACACAGTTGACGCTGGAAGATGCCTGCGCTGATCTCTGGCGCTGGGTGGAGAACAACCCTAGGGGGTACAGACAAGACCCGCCGGCCGAGCTGCTGGATGCGTTGAAGGCGAGCAAGCACAAGAACTAA
- a CDS encoding uncharacterized protein (COG:C; EggNog:ENOG503NV2G), with the protein MAPIPKTMFGVVIPRPGGPDVLEYKTGLPVPSLGEGQILIRNEYVGVNYIDTYFRTGLYKPPSPSSNSNHPSTNGSNDTTSPYPLITGKEAAGTITASSHPSYPVGSRVVYLADNTYAQYTLLTSPLTQATILPASLTPETACAAYLQGLTALTFIREAAGITQQLGISEGPWTLVHAAAGGTGSMLVQILAVMGAKIIATAGGKQKCELAKKLGAGWVVDSSLPQEEVIRQVKEITNNKGVDVIFDGVGKATFGTVDLDVVARKGTIIVFGNASGAVEPVDLFRLMPKNIKIMRPSMPGYITTPEEKETFTSELFDLLVTGKIHANIHQVYPLKNVAQAHIDLESRKTTGKLLLKVE; encoded by the exons ATGGCACCCATTCCCAAAACCATGTTCGGCGTTGTTATCCCCCGTCCAGGTGGTCCCGATGTCCTGGAATACAAGACCGGCTTACCCGTCCCTTCTCTCGGTGAAGGCCAAATCCTCATCCGCAACGAGTATGTTGGCGTCAACTATATCGACAC ATACTTCCGCACCGGTCTCTacaaacctccctccccctcctccaacagcaaccacccctccaccaacggCTCAAACgacaccacctctccctaCCCCCTGATCACAGGCAAAGAAGCCGccggcaccatcaccgcctcctcccacccctcctacCCCGTAGGCTCCCGCGTAGTCTACCTAGCAGACAACACATACGCCCAATACACCCTcctaacctcccccctcacccaagCCACTATCCTCCCGGCCTCGCTCACCCCCGAAACCGCCTGCGCAGCCTATCTTCAAGGTCTCACCGCCCTAACTTTCATCCGCGAAGCAGCAGGAATCACCCAGCAACTCGGAATCTCTGAAGGACCATGGACCCTCGTCcacgcagcagcaggcgggACAGGCTCCATGCTCGTCCAGATCCTCGCCGTCATGGGCGCCAAGATCATCGCCACCGCCGGCGGCAAACAGAAGTGCGAATTGGCCAAGAAGTTGGGAGCAGGATGGGTGGTTGACTCTAGCCTCCCGCAGGAAGAAGTCATCCGGCAGGTCAAGgaaatcaccaacaacaagggcGTAGATGTAATTTTCGACGGGGTGGGCAAGGCGACGTTTGGAACGGTAGACCTAGATGTCgtggcgaggaaggggacgaTCATTGTGTTTGGGAATGCG TCTGGCGCTGTTGAACCGGTCGACCTCTTCCGCCTCATGCCCAAAAACATCAAGATTATGAGACCTTCCATGCCTGGatacatcaccaccccagaggaaaaggagaccTTTACAAGCGAGCTTTTTGACTTGCTCGTAACGGGCAAGATCCACGCCAATATCCACCAAGTTTATCCCCTCAAGAATGTTGCCCAGGCGCACATCGATCTGGAGAGCAGGAAGACCACGGGCAAGCTTCTCCTCAAAGTCGAATAG
- a CDS encoding uncharacterized protein (EggNog:ENOG503P8AP; COG:S) encodes MISTTRQTIHLACLATPEQLIGIEQGRDVSVAVGQLVATKKKARKRLLQPWDLALGPDTLPITSLHIALNLGQNPISRGIGSSKSLQHSANSPSLFTMPPRQHPGRGGNVPSPSPQQHGRAGTPSSVRSSRKPIDTTAVRIDMPVKYSTSYGSAMATFPDRVRIMGGGNVRKAVHGVIDTVIKDNEAANARLLAKEKELASRTNTSSAHSQQPVQPLPPVQQPQTVRRTQVPGRTTLSQQISRSQSEESDQQGGDRENGGPSQQTLVDSQQGATTSMNRGMISDNRSRSGSARSRSKSPPTQNRKRSHDSVSPEFPDVTSPELDRLTARVDALRQSNQAEAEERAEALKAQHAELEKQRRKEEREKKQAELLERAIAIDKARLAALAGNNSAAGSQVANPHQQQPPTTSNPLPFPPNFSVHSPSVGAPIRIPGGEMPQPPGYLNAPETTNGASRSWQEETNVAVVDSAAHVRVGSPAVGHVAAKPQPGSLEDALGTMGQANRTISVRGGMAGANPGGFIMANVSRRPGWRARAGVERAPSISNPAVPAARVDTAGRSAVGGGGGPRRDPDSSDSSSSDEDDRAANADHGGRYTGPRNNTHGNRAGRWPTGGGGVNRSTVAAATAWVGDVLGKGGDILSRIWWPAVKWFLAASFIVAICSFLLGAGGPIRGMMPSSPYTKGGSLPDMAVFTEQQYNDFKAFWEKRATATELALKSVQSTLPKVVRVTKDRDGNIIVAKEFWEAILDRMKHEPSILRLEKGKISDAHWDAVRSRIKSTGLDHSFEDWFEKNKHRITSLLSGHPITKPVTSEADTYQDTVTSHQYVENLQQQIAISRKSFERDLEALRKELHGLIEEQKHKTGGLSKKEIQKLIKEIVGKELGSSPISLGKRSPSAAIMDMLNRHVNWFSFGNGAQIDSSLTSPTYTIARPAMGTVAWFRAMAKKPQFLHDSFHATSLWTDSGHCWCAGIYAGKNKQKLPADIGISIAGLVIPKYVVVENINPGATTDPDSMPKDIEIWAKFENKAKNSQMQKWMNTQFPTAVANPRNAGHLREEFVQIGKFEYEYRHVDNGVFIHKLSDDLVTLDAVVDTVLIRAVTNNGSPDHTCFYRLRLYGQEVDEHTGKHIGSSSW; translated from the exons ATGATAT CAACCACCCGGCAAACCATTCACCTTGCCTGTCTGGCGACTCCGGAGCAATTGATTGGGATTGAGCAGGGACGTGACGTGtcggttgctgttgggcaATTGGTCGCaacgaaaaagaaggcgaggaaaaGGCTGTTGCAGCCTTGGGATTTGGCATTGGGGCCAGACACGCT TCCAATAACATCGTTGCACATAGCATTGAATCTCGGCCAAAATCCAATATCGCGAGGAATAGGCTCTTCTAAATCGCTCCAGCATAGCGCTAATTCACCCTCGCTTTTCACCATGCCACCTAGACAACACCCAGGTCGTGGCGGCAATGTCCCTTCGCCCTCACCTCAGCAGCACGGACGAGCTGGCACGCCTTCCTCTGTACGGTCTTCCAGAAAACCCATTGATACGACGGCTGTCAGGATCGATATGCCAGTCAAGTACAGCACCTCATATGGCTCTGCAATGGCTACGTTTCCGGACAGAGTTAGGAtcatgggaggaggaaacgTACGCAAGGCAGTGCACGGAGTTATTGATACGGTCATTAAAGATAACGAGGCTGCCAATGCCCGCCTGTTAGCTAAGGAGAAGGAACTGGCATCTCGCACTAACACCTCATCGGCACACTCACAACAACCTGTGCAACCTCTCCCGCCTGTGCAACAGCCTCAGACTGTACGCAGGACACAGGTTCCAGGGAGAACGACGCTATCTCAACAGATTTCTCGCTCGCAATCGGAAGAGTCGGACCAACAGGGAGGGGACCGGGAAAATGGCGGGCCCTCTCAGCAAACCCTCGTCGACTCACAGCAGGGCGCCACCACTTCGATGAACAGGGGCATGATATCTGACAACAGGTCGAGATCAGGTTCTgcaaggtcgaggtcgaAATCGCCACCCACTCAGAACCGGAAGAGATCTCACGATTCCGTTTCCCCCGAATTTCCCGATGTCACCAGCCCTGAATTGGATAGGTTGACCGCGCGGGTGGATGCTCTACGACAATCCAATcaagccgaagccgaagagcGTGCGGAGGCTCTCAAAGCTCAACATGCGGAACTCGAAAAGCAACGCCGCAAAGAAGAACGCGAAAAGAAACAGGCGGAGCTGCTAGAGAGAGCGATTGCTATTGACAAGGCTCGCCTAGCTGCACTGGCTGGAAACAACTCGGCGGCCGGTTCTCAAGTCGCGAatccacatcaacaacaaccccctacAACTTCCAATCcgcttccttttcctccgaACTTCTCAGTACATTCACCTTCAGTCGGTGCCCCAATTCGAATACCAGGTGGTGAGATGCCTCAGCCACCTGGGTACTTGAACGCTCCAGAAACCACGAATGGTGCTTCTCGCAGCTGGCAGGAGGAAACCAATGTTGCTGTCGTCGACAGCGCAGCTCATGTCAGGGTCGGGTCACCAGCCGTCGGTCATGTAGCAGCCAAACCGCAACCAGGCTCATTGGAAGATGCGCTGGGAACGATGGGGCAAGCCAACAGAACAATAAGTGTTAGGGGGGGTATGGCCGGTGCTAATCCTGGTGGTTTTATCATGGCGAACGTTAGTCGGCGTCCTGGTTGGCGTGCACGagcgggggtggagagggcgcCCTCAATCTCGAATCCTGCTGTACCTGCGGCCCGTGTCGATACTGCTGGGAGGTCAGcagttggcggtggaggcgggcCTAGGAGAGACCCAGATTCCTCCGATTCATCATCCAGCGACGAAGACGATAGAGCCGCAAACGCCGATCATGGAGGTCGATATACCGGTCCTCGAAACAATACTCACGGCAATCGGGCAGGCCGTTGGCCCacaggaggtggaggagtcaATCGAAGTACTGTCGCGGCAGCCACTGCGTGGGTGGGCGATGTGCTGGGCAAGGGAGGCGATATCTTGAGCAGGATTTGGTGGCCAGCTGTGAAATGGTTTCTTGCGGCCTCCTTCATTGTCGCCATTTGCTCTTTCTTGCTTGGTGCTGGAGGTCCGATACGTGGGATGATGCCGTCGTCTCCATACACGAAGGGTGGTTCGTTGCCGGACATGGCTGTGTTCACGGAGCAGCAGTACAACGATTTCAAAGCGTTTTGGGAAAAAAGagccaccgccaccgagTTGGCACTCAAGAGTGTCCAATCCACACTTCCGAAGGTGGTTCGCGTAACCAAAGACAGGGATGGCAATATCATTGTTGCTAAAGAGTTCTGGGAAGCCATCCTGGATCGCATGAAACACGAGCCTTCCATTCTCAGGCTTGAAAAGGGAAAAATCAGCGACGCTCACTGGGATGCTGTTCGGTCTCGAATCAAAAGCACCGGGCTGGATCACTCTTTCGAGGACTGGTTCGAGAAAAACAAGCACAGGATCACGAGCCTCCTCTCCGGGCACCCAATCACCAAGCCAGTCACCTCTGAGGCCGATACATATCAGGACACGGTCACGAGTCACCAGTACGTTGAAAATCTCCAACAGCAAATAGCGATATCTCGGAAAAGCTTTGAAAGGGATTTGGAGGCTCTACGCAAGGAGCTTCACGGACTCATCGAAGAGCAAAAACATAAGACGGGTGGTCTGAGTAAGAAAGAAATTCAGAAGCTGATCAAGGAGATCGTTGGCAAGGAATTGGGCTCTTCCCCCATCAGCCTTGGCAAGCGAAGCCCAAGCGCCGCTATCATGGACATGTTGAACCGCCATGTCAATTGGTTTTCCTTTGGAAATGGTGCACAAATCGACAGCAGTCTTACTTCTCCGACCTACACAATCGCGAGGCCAGCGATGGGCACTGTGGCGTGGTTCAGGGCCATGGCCAAGAAACCACAGTTTCTCCATGACAGCTTCCATGCTACCTCCCTCTGGACAGACAGCGGTCACTGCTGGTGTGCTGGTATCTATGCTGGCAAGAACAAGCAGAAGCTCCCGGCCGACATCGGCATCAGTATTGCCGGCCTGGTTATTCCCAAGTATGTTGTGGTCGAGAACATCAATCCGGGGGCCACAACCGACCCTGACTCCATGCCCAAGGACATTGAAATCTGGGCCAAATTTGagaacaaggccaagaaTTCGCAGATGCAGAAGTGGATGAACACACAATTCCCTACTGCGGTTGCCAATCCCCGCAACGCCGGCCACCTTCGGGAGGAATTTGTCCAGATTGGCAAATTTGAATACGAGTATCGTCATGTGGATAACGGCGTCTTTATCCACAAGCTTTCTGACGACCTAGTTACACTTGATGCTGTCGTCGATACGGTGCTCATTAGGGCTGTCACGAACAATGGTAGCCCGGATCATACTTGCTTCTACAGGCTTCGGCTCTACGGGCAAGAGGTTGACGAGCACACTGGAAAGCACATCGGATCGAGCTCGTGGTAA